In one Vulgatibacter incomptus genomic region, the following are encoded:
- a CDS encoding sensory rhodopsin transducer, producing MSIGRKSWAIAEGYLPPGTENLGHAFRSHEAACLLNPNDQPAHVKITIFFADRDPAGPYSITVPARRTSHMRFDDLKDPEPIPRATDYSSVIESDVPIVVQHTRLDSRRAELALLSTIAFPGPE from the coding sequence ATGTCGATCGGACGGAAGAGCTGGGCGATTGCGGAGGGCTACCTTCCGCCAGGGACCGAGAACCTCGGGCATGCGTTCCGGAGCCACGAGGCGGCCTGCCTCCTGAACCCCAACGACCAGCCCGCCCACGTGAAGATCACGATCTTCTTCGCGGACCGGGATCCCGCTGGTCCCTACTCCATCACCGTGCCGGCCCGACGCACTAGCCACATGCGCTTCGACGATCTCAAGGATCCCGAGCCGATCCCGCGGGCGACCGACTACTCCAGCGTCATCGAGTCGGATGTGCCCATCGTCGTGCAGCACACGCGGCTCGACTCGCGGCGGGCCGAGCTCGCCCTCCTGAGCACGATCGCCTTCCCCGGTCCGGAGTAG
- the lexA gene encoding transcriptional repressor LexA: MEELTERQRAILQFVTEHIVDQRFPPTIREIGQAMGIRSTNGVNDHLKALQRKGFLERGEMKSRALVPTKLAWRLLGIRQPAGPPIPASEPTPPARSLRSITGGKTAEAPEVRPDVDTVEVPVLGRVAAGAPILAEESFDSSVRVDPSMLGRATRDEVFALRVKGDSMIGDGILDGDLLFVRRQQTARKGEIVVAMIEGEATVKRYYPEGDKVRLQPSNPRLQPIYIRRQDARDAAILGVAVGVFRQLG, from the coding sequence ATGGAAGAGCTCACGGAACGCCAGCGGGCGATTCTCCAGTTCGTCACCGAGCACATCGTCGACCAGCGGTTCCCGCCGACTATCCGGGAGATCGGCCAGGCGATGGGGATCCGGTCCACCAACGGGGTCAACGACCACCTCAAGGCGCTCCAGCGGAAGGGCTTCCTGGAGAGGGGGGAGATGAAGAGCCGGGCGCTCGTCCCCACCAAGCTCGCGTGGCGCCTCCTCGGGATCCGGCAGCCCGCCGGTCCCCCGATCCCTGCCTCCGAGCCGACGCCCCCGGCCCGCTCTCTGCGCTCCATCACCGGAGGCAAGACCGCCGAGGCGCCGGAGGTTCGCCCCGACGTCGACACGGTGGAGGTCCCCGTCCTCGGCCGGGTCGCCGCCGGCGCCCCGATCCTCGCCGAGGAGAGCTTCGACTCCAGCGTACGCGTCGACCCGTCGATGCTGGGCCGCGCCACCCGGGACGAGGTCTTCGCCCTCCGGGTCAAGGGCGACTCGATGATCGGGGACGGCATCCTCGACGGCGACCTCCTCTTCGTCCGCCGCCAGCAGACGGCCCGCAAGGGCGAGATCGTGGTGGCCATGATCGAGGGCGAGGCCACCGTGAAGCGCTACTACCCGGAGGGAGACAAGGTCCGCCTCCAGCCCTCCAACCCTCGCCTCCAGCCGATCTACATCCGCCGCCAAGACGCCCGCGATGCGGCGATCCTCGGCGTCGCCGTCGGCGTCTTCCGCCAGCTCGGCTAG
- a CDS encoding MlaE family ABC transporter permease, with translation MSAGSAAGQANAGSAAGQASAAQRPVSDARRRLESGLDQLGGAAILTWKVFTRGLKRPWDLGSIAYQIEHIGVRSTSIGTLTSIFAGMVLAVQFGYFLEMFGIAYTIGRVLSLSVLRELGPVLTALTVGGRVGSGIAAELGSMQVTEQIDAIRALGADPVKKLVVPRVAAAMICLPIITVFADIVGLVAGAVIANSSYGIGYSSFFREALAVVRLNDFTSGIFKAMVFGLLIAIVGCFKGFRTSGGTEGVGRATTETVAISAIGVLVTDFFLTKLLLSL, from the coding sequence GTGAGCGCCGGATCGGCGGCAGGGCAGGCGAACGCCGGATCGGCGGCGGGGCAGGCGAGCGCCGCGCAGCGGCCCGTGTCCGACGCCCGGAGGCGGCTGGAGTCCGGGCTGGATCAGCTCGGTGGCGCGGCCATCCTCACGTGGAAGGTCTTCACCCGCGGCCTGAAGCGGCCGTGGGACCTCGGGAGCATCGCGTACCAGATCGAGCACATCGGCGTGCGCTCGACATCGATCGGGACGCTGACCTCGATCTTCGCCGGCATGGTCCTGGCCGTGCAGTTCGGCTACTTCCTGGAGATGTTCGGGATCGCCTACACCATCGGGCGCGTGCTCTCGCTCTCGGTGCTGCGCGAGCTCGGGCCAGTGCTGACGGCCCTCACCGTGGGTGGCCGGGTCGGCTCCGGCATCGCCGCGGAGCTCGGCTCCATGCAGGTGACCGAGCAGATCGACGCGATTCGCGCGCTGGGCGCCGATCCGGTGAAGAAGCTGGTGGTGCCGCGCGTGGCGGCGGCGATGATCTGCCTGCCGATCATCACCGTCTTCGCCGACATCGTGGGCCTGGTCGCCGGCGCCGTGATCGCGAACTCCAGCTACGGGATCGGCTACTCCTCCTTCTTCCGCGAGGCGCTCGCAGTGGTGCGCCTGAACGACTTCACCTCCGGCATCTTCAAGGCCATGGTCTTCGGCCTCCTCATCGCCATCGTCGGCTGCTTCAAGGGCTTCCGCACCAGCGGCGGCACCGAGGGCGTGGGCCGCGCCACCACCGAGACCGTGGCGATCTCCGCGATCGGCGTCCTGGTCACGGACTTCTTCCTCACCAAGCTCCTCCTCTCGCTATGA
- a CDS encoding ABC transporter ATP-binding protein: MSQPSLQPLSHGGLRTGAAEELIAFRGLYKAFGPKRIYEGLDLDVRRGETITVIGGSGTGKSVLLKCLIGLLSPDEGSIVFDGEELVGRDEDGFLPVRRQIAMLFQGAALFDSLDVGENVAYPIREHFPRIGAGELADRVAHKLELVGLPGVEKMRPSDLSGGMKKRVGLARAIAIDPAVVLYDEPTTGLDPINTRRINELIIELNEKLDVTSIVVTHDMQSAYMVSHRMAMLFDRRIIAKGTPEELRGSALPEVQTFIGAMDGKER; encoded by the coding sequence ATGAGCCAGCCTTCCCTCCAGCCGCTCTCCCACGGCGGGCTCCGGACCGGGGCCGCAGAGGAGCTGATCGCCTTCCGCGGGCTCTACAAGGCCTTCGGGCCGAAGCGGATCTACGAGGGCCTCGACCTCGACGTGCGTCGGGGCGAGACCATCACCGTGATCGGCGGCTCGGGCACGGGCAAGAGTGTGCTCCTCAAGTGCCTCATCGGCCTGCTCTCTCCCGACGAGGGCTCGATCGTCTTCGACGGCGAGGAGCTGGTGGGCCGCGACGAGGATGGCTTCCTCCCGGTCCGCCGGCAGATCGCCATGCTCTTCCAGGGCGCGGCGCTCTTCGACTCCCTCGACGTGGGCGAGAACGTCGCCTATCCGATCCGCGAGCATTTCCCCAGGATCGGGGCGGGGGAGCTGGCCGACCGGGTGGCCCACAAGCTCGAGCTGGTCGGCCTCCCCGGCGTGGAGAAGATGCGGCCTTCCGACCTCTCAGGCGGCATGAAGAAGCGGGTCGGTCTCGCCCGTGCGATCGCGATCGATCCGGCGGTGGTTCTCTACGACGAGCCGACCACCGGCCTCGACCCCATCAACACGAGGCGGATCAACGAGCTCATCATCGAGCTCAACGAAAAGCTGGACGTCACGTCGATCGTCGTGACGCACGACATGCAGTCGGCCTACATGGTCTCGCATCGGATGGCGATGCTCTTCGACCGGCGGATCATCGCGAAGGGCACGCCGGAGGAGCTTCGCGGCTCAGCGCTCCCCGAAGTGCAGACCTTCATCGGGGCCATGGACGGCAAGGAGAGGTGA
- a CDS encoding MlaD family protein produces MEREKRFSIRVGVFVALGLALLAVIVFVLGGDRGLFSRHVRYTASFESIDGLKPGSPVRLAGVEIGQVTRIAFYPDPRDRRVQVTLDMLASYADRIRTDSTASVGSRGVLGDKVVDLSIGSPEQPTIAPGGEIPVGSSSDYTEIVKKGAEVIDNTLAITSDLRQLVSSYNTPTMREGIGEMIEYTRDILREVRTGDGALHALLFDPASGKQMRELLANASSMAKQADAAIGRLDAVIAQVQKGDGMIGAMLYDKSGKQVVHDLGVAANEISKLAAAVRTEKDGLLHGLFYGAEDGPNLNAELGAAARDLRSILAKINEGDGSLGALINDPTVYEDFKTILGNVKRNRILRELVRYSISKQDQIERYGKKE; encoded by the coding sequence ATGGAGCGGGAAAAGCGCTTCTCAATCCGCGTCGGGGTCTTCGTGGCCCTGGGGCTGGCGCTGTTGGCGGTCATCGTCTTCGTGCTCGGAGGCGACAGGGGCCTCTTCAGCCGCCACGTCCGCTACACCGCGTCGTTCGAGTCGATCGACGGTCTCAAGCCCGGCTCGCCCGTGCGCCTCGCCGGCGTGGAGATCGGCCAGGTGACCCGGATCGCGTTCTATCCGGATCCGAGGGACCGCCGCGTGCAGGTCACCCTCGACATGCTCGCCTCCTACGCGGATCGGATCCGGACCGACTCGACCGCGTCGGTGGGCTCCCGCGGCGTGCTCGGCGACAAGGTGGTCGATCTCTCGATCGGCTCGCCGGAGCAGCCGACGATCGCGCCGGGTGGGGAGATCCCGGTCGGCTCGTCATCGGACTACACCGAGATCGTCAAGAAGGGCGCGGAGGTCATCGACAACACCCTCGCCATCACCTCCGACCTCCGCCAGCTCGTCTCCTCCTACAACACGCCCACGATGCGTGAGGGGATCGGCGAGATGATCGAGTACACGCGCGACATCCTCCGGGAGGTCCGCACCGGCGATGGCGCGCTCCACGCCCTCCTATTCGATCCCGCCTCGGGCAAGCAGATGAGGGAGCTGCTCGCGAACGCGTCGTCGATGGCCAAGCAGGCCGACGCCGCCATCGGCCGGCTCGACGCAGTCATCGCCCAGGTACAGAAGGGTGACGGGATGATCGGCGCGATGCTCTACGACAAGAGCGGAAAACAGGTCGTCCACGACCTCGGCGTCGCCGCCAATGAGATCTCCAAGCTCGCCGCCGCGGTCCGTACCGAGAAGGACGGCCTCCTGCACGGCCTCTTCTACGGCGCCGAGGACGGCCCCAATCTGAACGCCGAGCTCGGCGCCGCGGCCCGCGACCTGCGCTCGATCCTCGCGAAGATCAACGAGGGCGACGGCTCCCTGGGCGCCCTCATCAACGATCCCACCGTCTACGAGGACTTCAAGACCATCCTCGGCAACGTGAAGCGCAACCGGATCCTCCGGGAGCTCGTCCGCTACTCGATCTCGAAGCAGGATCAGATCGAGCGCTACGGAAAGAAGGAGTAG
- a CDS encoding hydroxyacid dehydrogenase has translation MKIDVFEIDRPDREAFMRLQPEHEVRFCREKLSLENVDQSADAEAISIFIDSSVTRAVLDALPRLRLIATRSTGFDHIDLDACRERGITVCNVPSYGKHTVAEHVFGLLLTISHRLEEAIERTRKGDFSSKGLEGFDLRGKTLGVIGTGDIGKEVIRIANGFGITVLGYDVDRDEEAARVLHFRYVELDELFGSSDVITLHVPSNPRTHHLISDRAFAAMRDGVVLINTARGDVVDVRALARALAQGKVAAAGLDVLPDEPVIREEAELLRSVYERDHDLSTLLADEVLVRMKNVVVTPHSAFNTREAVGRILETSVDNLRAFADGAPRNVVG, from the coding sequence ATGAAGATCGATGTATTCGAAATCGATCGCCCGGACCGAGAGGCGTTCATGCGGCTGCAGCCGGAGCATGAGGTCCGCTTCTGTCGTGAGAAGCTGAGCCTGGAGAACGTCGACCAATCCGCAGACGCGGAAGCGATCTCGATCTTCATCGACTCGTCCGTGACCCGGGCAGTCCTCGACGCGCTCCCGCGCCTCCGGCTCATCGCCACGCGTTCGACGGGCTTCGATCACATCGATCTGGACGCATGCCGCGAGAGAGGCATCACGGTCTGCAACGTGCCGAGCTATGGAAAGCACACGGTGGCGGAGCACGTGTTCGGCCTTCTCCTCACGATCAGCCATCGGCTCGAGGAGGCGATCGAACGCACCCGCAAGGGCGACTTCTCGTCGAAGGGGCTGGAGGGCTTCGATCTGCGCGGCAAGACGCTCGGCGTGATCGGCACCGGCGACATCGGCAAGGAGGTCATCCGCATCGCCAACGGCTTCGGAATTACCGTGCTCGGCTACGACGTGGATCGCGACGAGGAGGCGGCGCGCGTGCTCCATTTCCGCTACGTCGAGCTGGACGAGCTGTTTGGGAGCTCGGACGTGATCACCCTCCACGTACCGTCCAATCCTCGGACACATCACCTCATCTCGGATCGAGCCTTCGCCGCGATGCGAGACGGGGTCGTGCTGATCAACACGGCGAGAGGCGACGTCGTCGACGTGCGGGCCCTGGCCCGCGCACTCGCCCAGGGCAAGGTGGCCGCTGCGGGGCTCGACGTCTTGCCGGACGAGCCCGTCATCCGCGAGGAGGCGGAGCTGCTGCGCTCGGTGTACGAGCGCGACCACGACCTCTCCACCCTGCTCGCAGACGAGGTGCTCGTCCGAATGAAGAACGTGGTGGTCACGCCCCACAGCGCCTTCAACACCCGCGAGGCGGTCGGGCGGATCCTCGAAACCAGCGTCGACAACCTTCGGGCCTTCGCCGACGGTGCGCCACGGAACGTGGTCGGTTGA
- a CDS encoding AsmA family protein: protein MKKFVRIAGIGVAAFAALFVGASAAVYFLVDLDALVSAQIEKARPALEEALGRKVEVGAAHVRFFPRLGGKIEGVTIAAADEGGEPLAKVGSAGFDLNLLKALLSAGQQIELSAIWLDGLRIHVERDANGVLSFQDILDRHPSEPKPAADEPAEGLSPEVQEWLRKVSIGEVRVAGGAITLVDRQTATGKAAENHIEAIDLRVRDVRLSDPLRIELSAAIFAPKPNFELAATVGPLPNDLKLDGLPPVRGVRLRADAVDLGSLAPYLGRALPVRIDSAVVSTSWDVPELVAGRPVEVAGFLEVEKLRVAGGESFDLRVDSKLSADLSTLSARIEKLGIRAAGMELAIAGSLRDLDKEPRFEGFTVRSKSLDPAKILAIYPPARANLPEGSRLAGPFTVDVDATGTAERQTVKAAVDLAQVDILVPGAIAKPAGTALGLRVDGDFGPAEASLRAATFQVDELALTVSGTVKNFAAPTYDFTIGAKPFSFDRLVRLAPAVGEELRKANASASGSGRIDGHVKGSPGSVDGQLAVALEGLQVKVPGTHVEGGTELRLSAKGDPAGDLQASFLLDAGTSVIHVDGLMNKGAGTPLRVDVAAHRKGGALGFERFDVRLAELSLQATGSLDPSGEGRLRMHLAPVNLEKLAATFPSIPAEKVKGGTMEAELEVQGDPSKLETVTVALPRLDLRLGQSDLQITAKVRNLDAPEGSASIRSRFLDLDALRGPDAPETADAAKPAAQDDPSLKRFRFTGDFDLKKVVVTGRELENLKGRITLRDGVVSVEETTFGAYGGSFQANGTRAEIWKGQMPFHARFEGRNVDVSRLVAAETKKPSPLSGRADLSFDLSGNGTEKPELEKYLTGDWSLSMREGRMTGLGLGQAVFGDLSGLPGFAKERLSKDEGLRDLLAGFEVHDGKMKLRRPLAMALDGNPVVLDGAIGIFGELALEGSYTVASRRIEQLTGGHCKPTQDPVVPLKITGPATAPEVRPDGGKIAVEVAKACLAGKAEAVLDKLLGGEGATKAAKEKLEGGAAAITQDAKAEVDAQAEKAKAELEAAKAAAERAKKEAEDKAKQKAKDAAGSMKKKLGF, encoded by the coding sequence ATGAAGAAATTCGTTCGGATCGCCGGCATCGGCGTGGCCGCCTTTGCCGCCCTCTTCGTCGGCGCCAGCGCGGCCGTCTATTTCCTCGTCGATCTCGACGCCCTCGTCTCCGCGCAGATCGAGAAGGCCCGGCCGGCGCTCGAGGAGGCCCTTGGCCGCAAGGTCGAGGTCGGCGCCGCCCACGTGCGGTTCTTCCCGCGACTCGGCGGAAAGATCGAGGGCGTGACGATCGCCGCTGCCGATGAAGGCGGCGAGCCCCTCGCCAAGGTCGGGTCCGCGGGCTTCGACCTGAACCTGCTGAAGGCGCTGCTCTCGGCGGGCCAGCAGATCGAGCTCAGCGCGATCTGGCTGGACGGCCTCCGCATCCACGTCGAGCGCGACGCGAACGGCGTCCTCTCCTTCCAGGACATCCTGGATCGCCACCCCTCCGAGCCGAAGCCGGCGGCGGACGAGCCGGCGGAAGGGCTCTCGCCCGAGGTGCAGGAGTGGCTGCGCAAGGTCTCGATCGGCGAGGTTCGCGTCGCCGGCGGCGCCATCACCCTCGTCGATCGGCAGACCGCCACGGGCAAGGCTGCGGAGAACCACATCGAGGCCATCGATCTGCGCGTGCGGGACGTCCGCCTCTCGGATCCCCTGCGCATCGAGCTCTCCGCCGCGATCTTCGCGCCGAAGCCCAACTTCGAGCTCGCGGCCACCGTCGGCCCCCTCCCCAACGATCTGAAGCTCGACGGCCTGCCCCCGGTTCGCGGTGTCCGCCTCCGCGCGGACGCGGTGGATCTCGGCTCCCTCGCTCCCTACCTCGGCCGCGCCCTCCCCGTTCGGATCGACTCGGCGGTGGTCTCCACGAGCTGGGACGTGCCCGAGCTCGTGGCCGGCCGCCCTGTGGAGGTCGCCGGCTTCCTCGAGGTGGAGAAGCTCCGCGTGGCGGGCGGCGAGTCCTTCGATCTTCGCGTGGATTCGAAGCTCTCGGCGGATCTCTCGACCCTCTCGGCCCGGATCGAGAAGCTCGGGATCCGCGCCGCCGGGATGGAGCTCGCGATCGCCGGCTCGCTCCGCGACCTCGACAAGGAGCCTCGCTTCGAGGGCTTCACCGTCCGCTCCAAGTCTCTCGACCCGGCGAAGATCCTGGCGATCTACCCGCCGGCCCGCGCAAACCTGCCGGAGGGGAGCCGCCTCGCCGGCCCGTTCACCGTGGACGTCGACGCCACCGGCACCGCCGAGCGGCAGACCGTGAAGGCCGCCGTCGATCTCGCCCAGGTGGACATCCTCGTCCCCGGCGCCATCGCGAAGCCCGCCGGAACGGCCCTCGGCCTGCGGGTGGACGGCGACTTCGGTCCCGCCGAGGCGTCGCTCCGGGCCGCCACCTTCCAGGTGGACGAGCTCGCGCTCACCGTCTCCGGCACGGTGAAGAACTTCGCCGCGCCCACGTACGACTTCACCATCGGTGCGAAGCCCTTCTCCTTCGACCGCCTCGTCCGCCTGGCGCCCGCCGTCGGCGAGGAGCTCCGGAAGGCGAACGCCTCCGCGTCCGGTAGCGGCCGGATCGACGGCCACGTGAAGGGCTCGCCCGGGAGCGTGGACGGCCAGCTCGCCGTCGCGCTCGAGGGCCTGCAGGTGAAGGTGCCCGGCACCCACGTGGAAGGCGGCACCGAGCTGCGGCTCTCGGCAAAGGGTGATCCCGCAGGCGATCTGCAGGCCTCGTTCCTCCTCGACGCGGGCACCTCCGTGATCCACGTCGACGGCCTCATGAACAAGGGCGCCGGGACGCCCCTGCGCGTGGACGTCGCGGCGCATCGCAAGGGCGGCGCCCTCGGCTTCGAGCGCTTCGACGTCCGGCTGGCGGAGCTCTCCCTCCAGGCGACCGGCTCCCTCGATCCCAGCGGCGAGGGACGCCTCCGGATGCACCTCGCGCCCGTGAACCTGGAGAAGCTCGCCGCCACCTTCCCGTCGATCCCCGCGGAGAAGGTCAAGGGCGGGACGATGGAGGCGGAGCTCGAGGTCCAGGGCGATCCCTCCAAGCTGGAGACCGTGACGGTGGCGCTGCCCCGCCTCGACCTCCGGCTGGGCCAGAGCGACCTGCAGATCACCGCCAAGGTCCGGAACCTCGATGCACCGGAAGGCTCGGCCAGCATCCGTTCGCGCTTCCTGGATCTCGACGCGCTCCGTGGTCCGGACGCGCCCGAGACCGCGGACGCGGCGAAGCCCGCAGCCCAGGACGATCCGAGCCTGAAGCGCTTCCGCTTCACGGGCGACTTCGACCTGAAGAAGGTGGTCGTCACCGGCCGCGAGCTCGAGAATCTGAAGGGTCGCATCACCCTGCGTGACGGCGTCGTCTCCGTCGAGGAGACGACCTTCGGCGCGTACGGAGGGAGCTTCCAGGCCAACGGCACCCGCGCGGAGATCTGGAAGGGGCAGATGCCCTTCCACGCCCGGTTCGAGGGCCGCAACGTCGACGTCTCCCGCCTCGTCGCTGCCGAGACCAAGAAGCCCAGCCCGCTCTCCGGCCGCGCCGATCTCTCCTTCGACCTCTCCGGCAACGGCACGGAGAAGCCGGAGCTCGAGAAGTACCTCACCGGCGACTGGAGCCTCTCGATGCGCGAGGGGCGCATGACCGGCCTCGGCCTCGGCCAGGCCGTCTTCGGCGACCTCTCCGGGCTGCCCGGCTTCGCGAAGGAGCGGCTCTCGAAGGACGAGGGCCTGCGCGATCTCCTGGCGGGCTTCGAGGTCCACGACGGCAAGATGAAGCTCCGCCGCCCCCTCGCGATGGCCCTCGACGGGAACCCCGTGGTCCTCGATGGCGCGATCGGGATCTTTGGCGAGCTGGCCCTCGAAGGGAGCTACACGGTGGCGTCCCGGAGGATCGAGCAGCTCACCGGGGGGCACTGCAAGCCGACGCAGGATCCCGTCGTTCCGCTGAAGATCACGGGCCCTGCCACGGCGCCTGAGGTCCGGCCCGACGGCGGCAAGATCGCGGTGGAGGTCGCCAAGGCCTGCCTCGCGGGCAAGGCCGAGGCCGTCCTCGACAAGCTCCTCGGAGGCGAGGGCGCGACGAAGGCCGCCAAGGAGAAGCTCGAGGGCGGCGCCGCAGCGATCACGCAGGACGCCAAGGCGGAGGTCGACGCCCAGGCCGAAAAGGCGAAGGCCGAGCTCGAGGCAGCGAAGGCCGCCGCGGAACGCGCGAAGAAGGAAGCGGAGGACAAGGCGAAGCAGAAGGCCAAGGATGCCGCCGGCAGCATGAAGAAGAAGCTCGGCTTCTGA
- the typA gene encoding translational GTPase TypA has translation MNREQLRNIAIVAHVDHGKTTIVDHMLRQAGTFRANEHVADRVMDSGDLEREKGITILAKNTAVTYKGVKINILDTPGHADFGGEVERALRLVDGVVLLVDSAEGPLPQTRFVLGKALGLGLPAMVVVNKIDRQDARPTEVLDDVYSLLIDLGADEKLLECPVIYAIGREGKATTDLSVPGETLQPLFDAILANIPPPPPSTGEHLQMQVNNLDYDEFVGRLIIGRITAGTIKQNAMVSVIREDGKVEQGRVVKLYGFEGLKRVDIDEAGAGEVVMIAGIENVSIGDTIASLEHPVALPRLHVDEPTMSMIFRVNDGPFAGKEGKYVTSRNLRDRLVREAYRNPAIKVLDTETPDAFQVIGRGELQLAVIIETMRREGYELTASNPVPITREENGDVMEPMEQLYCDVPETSVGAVTERLGPRKGRMIDMQPMGSGRMRLKFRIPARGLVGFRNEFLTVTRGEGIMSHEFDGWEPWAGPIPKRQSGSIVADREGETVAYALFSIQERGGLFFGPGVAVYNGMIIGEHNHPNDLEVNVSREKKLTNMRAAGRDENIILTPPRELTLEKALEWIAEDELVEVTPKSIRVRKRELDPHARYKAERDRKRSA, from the coding sequence GTGAATCGAGAGCAGCTCCGCAACATCGCCATTGTCGCGCACGTCGACCATGGGAAGACGACGATCGTCGACCACATGCTCCGGCAGGCGGGCACCTTCCGAGCCAACGAGCACGTCGCCGACCGGGTGATGGACTCCGGCGACCTCGAGCGCGAGAAGGGCATCACGATCCTCGCCAAGAACACCGCCGTCACCTACAAGGGGGTGAAGATCAACATCCTCGACACCCCGGGTCACGCGGACTTCGGCGGCGAGGTCGAGCGCGCCCTTCGGCTCGTGGACGGCGTGGTCCTCCTGGTCGACTCGGCCGAAGGGCCGCTCCCCCAGACGCGCTTCGTGCTGGGCAAGGCCCTGGGCCTCGGCCTCCCTGCGATGGTCGTGGTCAACAAGATCGACCGACAGGACGCCAGGCCGACCGAGGTGCTGGACGACGTCTACTCGCTCCTCATCGATCTCGGCGCAGACGAGAAGCTCCTCGAGTGCCCGGTGATCTACGCGATCGGCCGAGAGGGCAAGGCCACCACCGATCTCTCCGTTCCCGGCGAGACGCTGCAGCCGCTCTTCGACGCGATCCTCGCGAACATCCCGCCTCCGCCGCCGTCGACGGGCGAGCACCTGCAGATGCAGGTGAACAACCTCGACTACGACGAGTTCGTGGGCCGTCTGATCATCGGCCGCATCACGGCAGGGACCATCAAGCAGAACGCGATGGTCTCGGTCATCCGCGAGGACGGCAAGGTCGAGCAGGGCCGCGTGGTCAAGCTCTACGGCTTCGAAGGGCTGAAGCGCGTCGACATCGACGAGGCCGGCGCCGGCGAGGTCGTGATGATCGCGGGCATCGAGAACGTCTCGATCGGCGACACCATCGCGAGCCTCGAGCACCCCGTGGCGCTGCCGCGGCTGCACGTGGACGAGCCCACGATGTCGATGATCTTCCGGGTGAACGACGGCCCCTTCGCAGGCAAGGAAGGCAAGTACGTCACGAGCCGGAACCTCCGCGACCGCCTGGTCCGCGAGGCGTACCGGAACCCCGCGATCAAGGTCCTCGACACGGAGACCCCCGACGCCTTCCAGGTGATCGGCCGTGGCGAGCTCCAGCTCGCCGTGATCATCGAGACCATGCGCCGCGAGGGCTACGAGCTCACCGCCTCGAACCCGGTGCCGATCACCCGCGAGGAGAACGGCGACGTGATGGAGCCGATGGAGCAGCTCTACTGCGACGTGCCGGAGACGTCGGTCGGCGCGGTCACGGAGCGCCTCGGGCCCCGCAAGGGCCGGATGATCGACATGCAGCCCATGGGCTCCGGCCGCATGAGGCTGAAGTTCCGCATCCCGGCGCGAGGCCTGGTCGGCTTCCGCAACGAGTTCCTCACCGTCACCCGCGGTGAAGGGATCATGTCCCACGAGTTCGACGGCTGGGAGCCGTGGGCCGGCCCGATCCCCAAGCGGCAGAGCGGCTCCATCGTCGCCGACCGCGAGGGCGAGACGGTGGCGTACGCGCTCTTCTCCATCCAGGAGCGCGGCGGCCTCTTCTTCGGACCCGGCGTGGCGGTCTACAACGGCATGATCATCGGCGAGCACAATCACCCGAACGACCTCGAGGTGAACGTGAGCCGTGAGAAGAAGCTCACGAACATGCGCGCGGCGGGCCGGGACGAGAACATCATCCTCACCCCGCCCCGCGAGCTCACCCTCGAGAAGGCCCTCGAGTGGATCGCCGAGGACGAGCTGGTCGAGGTGACGCCCAAGAGCATCCGCGTCCGCAAGCGCGAGCTCGATCCCCACGCGCGCTACAAGGCCGAGCGCGATCGCAAGCGCAGCGCCTGA
- a CDS encoding VOC family protein, translating into METLRLHHLAIQVHDLARAEAFYSDLLGLPVLKRWITGDGSPRATWLGLGGDGFLALERCESPGENDGWSDPLPGFYVLALEIPAGEREVWEAKLARAGHPKVRETAFTFYVRDPDGNRVGLSHHPWERP; encoded by the coding sequence ATGGAAACATTGCGACTCCACCACCTGGCGATCCAGGTCCACGACCTGGCCAGGGCGGAGGCCTTCTACTCCGACCTCCTCGGCCTCCCTGTCTTGAAGCGTTGGATCACCGGGGACGGCTCGCCTCGTGCGACCTGGCTCGGGCTCGGAGGCGACGGCTTCCTCGCCCTCGAACGCTGCGAATCGCCTGGAGAAAACGACGGCTGGAGCGATCCGCTTCCGGGCTTCTACGTGCTGGCCCTCGAGATCCCGGCGGGCGAGCGGGAGGTCTGGGAGGCGAAGCTGGCCCGGGCAGGCCACCCGAAGGTCCGGGAGACCGCCTTCACCTTCTACGTCCGGGACCCGGACGGGAACCGGGTGGGCCTCTCACACCATCCGTGGGAGCGCCCGTAG
- a CDS encoding PilZ domain-containing protein, with protein sequence MAEQRKTERAPIDIYLNKIIDEARHLARATDISTDGIWVSKILEPRSATRAVGLEFQLPGSEEVINAAGEVVREDSRIGGRAEGTAIRFTHMAHRYRRMIEVYVSRVAGNA encoded by the coding sequence ATGGCCGAGCAGCGCAAGACCGAGCGAGCCCCCATCGACATCTACCTCAACAAGATCATCGACGAGGCTCGACACCTCGCCCGGGCGACGGACATCTCCACCGACGGCATCTGGGTGTCGAAGATCCTCGAGCCCCGGAGCGCGACCCGCGCCGTGGGCCTCGAGTTCCAGCTCCCGGGGAGCGAGGAAGTGATCAACGCGGCGGGGGAGGTGGTTCGCGAGGACTCCCGCATCGGCGGCCGGGCGGAGGGCACCGCGATCCGCTTCACCCACATGGCCCACCGCTACCGCCGCATGATCGAGGTCTACGTCTCCCGGGTCGCCGGAAACGCCTGA